The Corynebacterium jeddahense genome has a window encoding:
- a CDS encoding CBS domain-containing protein, with translation MSSAEPDRTAPNRAVPFLAAFNAIEGFLRDALGAKKSDSFAWMARLAAKRGVLTHDQAETLQEYAELRNAISHGEYDNLRPIAEPLPETVADIERLRDALLSPALALDVVKQQRVVSFSPDDDIEEPLRAIADEGLAQFPVYEAGECVGLLTTNAIARWVAAELDADRTLPAASVAEVLEHSGKLDEPVFLPRTVTAAMAVEALSTPLPSGAVPRLAIVTEHGKPTEKPISVLGATDIPALSQAA, from the coding sequence ATGAGCAGCGCCGAGCCCGACCGCACAGCCCCCAACCGGGCCGTGCCGTTTCTCGCGGCGTTCAACGCCATCGAGGGCTTCCTCCGCGACGCACTCGGCGCGAAGAAGTCCGATTCCTTCGCCTGGATGGCCCGCCTCGCGGCGAAGCGGGGCGTACTCACCCACGACCAGGCGGAGACGCTGCAGGAGTACGCCGAGCTGCGCAACGCCATCAGCCACGGCGAGTACGACAACCTGCGCCCCATCGCCGAGCCGCTGCCCGAAACGGTCGCGGACATCGAGCGGCTGCGCGACGCGCTGCTTTCCCCGGCGCTCGCTTTAGACGTCGTCAAGCAACAGCGCGTCGTCTCCTTCTCCCCCGACGACGACATCGAGGAGCCCCTGCGCGCCATCGCGGACGAGGGCCTCGCGCAGTTCCCGGTGTACGAAGCCGGCGAGTGCGTCGGGCTGCTGACCACCAATGCCATCGCCCGCTGGGTCGCCGCCGAGCTCGACGCGGACCGCACGCTGCCCGCCGCCTCCGTCGCCGAAGTGCTCGAGCACAGCGGCAAGCTCGACGAGCCGGTGTTCCTGCCCCGCACCGTCACCGCGGCCATGGCGGTGGAGGCGCTGAGCACCCCGCTGCCCTCGGGCGCGGTGCCGCGCCTCGCCATCGTCACCGAGCACGGCAAGCCCACGGAGAAGCCCATTTCGGTGCTCGGCGCGACGGACATCCCGGCACTCTCGCAGGCCGCCTGA
- the aspS gene encoding aspartate--tRNA ligase, whose amino-acid sequence MLRTHLAGNLGKELDGQTVTLTGWVARRRDHGGVIFIDLRDRSGLAQVVFRESEVAEAAHDLRSEYVIQVTGVVEPRPEGSANPNLASGEIEVNVTDLKVLNKAAALPFQIEDASSAEVGEETRLRYRYLDLRRERQANAMRLRAKANQAARRVLDSHDFTEIETPTLTRSTPEGARDFLVPARLKPGSWYALPQSPQLFKQLLMVAGIERYYQIARCYRDEDFRADRQPEFTQLDVEASFVDQDDIIALAEEILVELWKLIGYDIQTPIPRMTYKEAMEKYGSDKPDLRFDIPLVECTEFFKDTTFRVFKAEYVGAVVMEGGASQPRRQLDAWQEWAKQRGAKGLAYILVQEDGELTGPVAKNITDEEKAGIAAHVGAKPGDCIFFAAGETKASRALLGAARGEIARKLDLIKDGDWAFTWVVDAPLFEPAADATASGDVALGHSKWTAVHHAFTSPKPEFLDNFEENPGEALAYAYDIVCNGNEIGGGSIRIHEHDVQKRVFEVMGITDEEADEKFGFLLDAFQYGAPPHGGIAFGWDRIVSLLGGFDSIRDVIAFPKSGGGVDPLTDAPAPIPAEQRKETGVDFKPKQAAGDEAEAASVAK is encoded by the coding sequence GTGCTGCGCACTCACCTTGCGGGGAACCTAGGGAAAGAACTCGACGGCCAGACCGTCACGCTCACCGGCTGGGTCGCCCGGCGCCGCGATCACGGCGGCGTCATCTTCATCGACCTGCGCGACCGCTCCGGCCTGGCCCAGGTGGTCTTCCGTGAGTCCGAGGTCGCGGAGGCGGCGCACGATCTGCGCAGCGAGTACGTCATCCAGGTCACGGGTGTGGTGGAGCCGCGCCCGGAGGGTTCCGCGAACCCGAACCTCGCCTCGGGCGAGATTGAGGTGAACGTCACCGACCTCAAGGTGCTGAACAAGGCGGCGGCGCTGCCGTTCCAGATCGAGGACGCGTCGTCCGCCGAGGTGGGCGAGGAGACCCGCCTGCGCTACCGCTACCTCGACCTGCGCCGCGAGCGCCAGGCGAACGCGATGCGCCTGCGCGCGAAGGCGAACCAGGCGGCGCGACGCGTGCTTGACAGCCACGACTTCACCGAGATCGAGACCCCGACGCTGACCCGCTCCACCCCGGAGGGCGCGCGCGACTTCCTCGTGCCGGCCCGCCTCAAGCCCGGCTCGTGGTACGCGCTGCCGCAGTCGCCCCAGCTGTTCAAGCAGCTGCTCATGGTCGCGGGCATAGAGCGCTACTACCAGATCGCGCGCTGCTACCGCGACGAGGACTTCCGCGCGGACCGCCAGCCGGAGTTCACGCAGCTCGACGTCGAGGCGAGCTTCGTCGACCAGGACGACATCATTGCGCTGGCCGAGGAGATCCTCGTCGAGCTGTGGAAGCTCATCGGCTACGACATCCAGACGCCGATCCCTCGCATGACCTACAAGGAGGCGATGGAGAAGTACGGCTCCGACAAGCCGGACCTGCGCTTCGACATCCCGCTCGTGGAGTGCACCGAGTTCTTCAAGGACACCACGTTCCGCGTGTTCAAGGCCGAGTACGTCGGCGCCGTGGTTATGGAGGGCGGCGCCTCGCAGCCGCGCCGCCAGCTCGACGCCTGGCAGGAGTGGGCGAAGCAGCGCGGCGCGAAGGGCCTCGCCTACATCCTCGTGCAAGAAGACGGCGAGCTGACCGGCCCGGTGGCGAAGAACATCACGGACGAGGAGAAGGCCGGCATCGCCGCGCACGTTGGCGCGAAGCCGGGCGACTGCATCTTCTTCGCGGCGGGCGAGACGAAGGCCTCGCGCGCACTGCTCGGCGCGGCGCGCGGCGAGATCGCCCGCAAGCTCGACCTGATCAAGGACGGCGACTGGGCGTTCACTTGGGTCGTCGACGCGCCGCTGTTCGAGCCGGCCGCCGACGCCACCGCATCCGGCGACGTCGCGCTCGGCCACTCGAAGTGGACCGCCGTGCACCACGCGTTTACCTCCCCGAAGCCGGAGTTCCTAGACAACTTCGAGGAGAACCCGGGCGAGGCGCTCGCGTACGCCTACGACATCGTCTGCAACGGCAACGAGATCGGCGGCGGCTCCATCCGTATCCACGAGCACGACGTGCAGAAGCGTGTGTTCGAGGTCATGGGCATCACCGACGAGGAGGCGGACGAGAAGTTCGGCTTCCTACTCGACGCGTTCCAGTACGGCGCCCCGCCGCACGGCGGCATCGCGTTCGGCTGGGACCGCATCGTCTCCCTGCTCGGCGGCTTCGACTCCATCCGCGACGTCATCGCCTTCCCGAAGTCCGGCGGCGGCGTCGACCCGCTCACCGATGCGCCCGCCCCGATCCCGGCGGAGCAGCGCAAGGAGACCGGCGTGGACTTCAAGCCGAAGCAGGCCGCCGGCGACGAGGCCGAGGCGGCCAGCGTCGCGAAGTAG
- a CDS encoding L-serine ammonia-lyase, with the protein MSTNFVSVVDLFSIGIGPSSSHTVGPMRAAQAFVAGLDATPAKVAVELRGSLAATGVGHGTDRAALLGLVGYTPTTTTADIAPIPGEPIPATGVIEGPAGTVEYELRFDPAPVAAHPNCLIFDAWDADGNVLAEREDYYSVGGGFILDRWEMEAHRNEPGVATAREIAAVPYPIATGKELMARCAETGLTVAEVMRANEESIHGAEKLNAHLDAVWDVMQECVAHGLKTEGTLPGGLNVKRRANRVHRLLTAEYEASTARGLDAMEWVNLYALAVNEENAAHGQVVTAPTNGAAGIIPSVMHYCRDFTDDFTVERAREFLLTAGAIGSIIKTNASISGAEVGCQGEVGSASSMAAAGMCAILGGTPQQVENAAEIALEHNLGLTCDPVGGLVQVPCIERNAIGGVKAINAARLAKLGDGTNIVTLDDVVETMAATGRDMMTQYKETSMGGLAVQLGLPVNITEC; encoded by the coding sequence ATGTCTACAAATTTCGTGAGCGTCGTCGACCTGTTCAGCATCGGGATTGGCCCGTCTTCCTCCCACACCGTCGGCCCGATGCGCGCCGCACAGGCGTTCGTCGCGGGGCTGGACGCGACCCCCGCGAAGGTCGCGGTGGAGCTGCGCGGCTCGCTCGCGGCGACGGGCGTCGGGCACGGCACCGACCGCGCGGCGCTGCTCGGCCTCGTCGGCTACACCCCCACCACGACGACGGCCGATATCGCCCCCATCCCCGGCGAGCCGATCCCCGCGACCGGCGTGATCGAGGGCCCCGCCGGCACGGTCGAATACGAGCTGCGCTTCGACCCGGCGCCGGTGGCGGCGCACCCGAACTGCCTCATCTTTGACGCCTGGGACGCCGACGGCAACGTGCTCGCGGAGCGGGAGGACTACTACTCGGTCGGCGGCGGGTTCATCCTCGACCGCTGGGAGATGGAGGCCCACCGCAACGAGCCCGGCGTGGCCACCGCGCGCGAGATCGCGGCGGTGCCGTACCCCATCGCCACCGGCAAGGAGCTCATGGCGCGCTGCGCGGAGACGGGGCTCACGGTCGCCGAGGTCATGCGCGCAAACGAGGAGTCCATCCACGGGGCCGAGAAGCTCAACGCGCACCTCGACGCGGTGTGGGACGTCATGCAGGAGTGCGTCGCGCACGGGCTGAAGACCGAGGGGACGCTGCCCGGCGGCCTCAACGTCAAGCGCCGCGCCAACCGCGTCCACCGGCTGCTCACCGCCGAGTACGAGGCGTCCACCGCGCGCGGCCTCGACGCGATGGAGTGGGTCAACCTCTACGCGCTCGCAGTGAACGAGGAGAACGCGGCGCACGGCCAGGTGGTCACCGCCCCGACGAACGGCGCGGCTGGCATCATCCCGTCGGTGATGCACTACTGCCGCGACTTCACGGACGACTTCACGGTGGAGCGCGCCCGCGAGTTTCTGCTCACCGCGGGGGCGATCGGGTCGATCATCAAAACGAACGCGTCGATCTCCGGCGCCGAGGTCGGCTGCCAGGGTGAGGTCGGCTCGGCCTCCTCGATGGCGGCCGCGGGCATGTGCGCCATCCTCGGCGGCACACCGCAGCAGGTGGAAAACGCCGCGGAGATCGCCCTCGAGCACAACCTGGGCCTCACGTGCGACCCGGTCGGCGGTCTCGTGCAGGTGCCATGCATTGAGCGCAACGCCATTGGCGGCGTAAAAGCCATCAACGCCGCGCGCCTGGCCAAGCTCGGCGACGGCACGAACATCGTCACCCTGGACGACGTCGTGGAAACGATGGCGGCGACGGGCCGCGACATGATGACGCAGTACAAAGAGACGTCCATGGGCGGCCTCGCGGTGCAGCTCGGCCTGCCCGTGAACATCACGGAGTGCTAG
- a CDS encoding neutral zinc metallopeptidase translates to MTFRGDYAQGQGGNVSTSSGSGRGASPLLALPLLLGGGGGGTILIILLLWFFLGGGSSIFGGGGSDSQGQGGYSLEHCQQAGSSNEYDDCRAAATWGSLNSIWAQQLPEQAGVNFSEPKMELFKRDVNTGCGYASSDTGPFYCPQDRTAYLDVSFFDSLGQLGGSNGPLAQEYATAHEYGHHIQNLEGTLGLSDYKHPGQDSAAVALELQADCYAGIWAHHASQGPNAALDPITDDQLREALQTAQSIGDDNIQRKSGGEVDPDAWTHGSSEQRMQSFKSGYETGKMESCDTLNRGGYKS, encoded by the coding sequence ATGACTTTCAGAGGCGATTACGCGCAGGGCCAAGGCGGCAATGTCTCCACCAGTTCCGGCAGCGGCCGCGGTGCGAGCCCGCTGCTCGCCCTGCCCCTGCTCCTCGGCGGCGGTGGTGGCGGCACCATCCTGATCATCCTCCTGCTGTGGTTCTTCCTCGGCGGCGGCAGCAGCATCTTCGGCGGTGGCGGCTCGGACAGCCAGGGCCAGGGCGGCTACTCCCTCGAGCACTGCCAGCAGGCCGGTTCGTCGAACGAGTACGACGACTGCCGCGCGGCGGCGACGTGGGGCTCGCTCAACTCCATCTGGGCGCAGCAGCTGCCCGAGCAGGCCGGCGTGAACTTTTCCGAGCCGAAGATGGAACTGTTCAAGCGTGACGTGAACACCGGCTGCGGCTACGCGAGCTCGGACACCGGCCCGTTCTACTGCCCGCAGGACCGCACCGCGTACCTCGACGTGAGCTTCTTCGACAGCCTCGGCCAGCTCGGCGGCTCGAACGGCCCGCTCGCGCAGGAGTACGCGACGGCGCACGAGTACGGCCACCACATCCAGAACCTCGAGGGCACCCTGGGCCTGAGCGACTACAAGCACCCGGGCCAGGATTCGGCCGCGGTCGCCCTCGAGCTGCAGGCCGACTGCTACGCCGGCATCTGGGCGCACCACGCCTCCCAGGGCCCGAACGCGGCGCTCGACCCCATCACCGACGACCAGCTGCGCGAGGCGCTGCAAACCGCGCAGTCCATCGGCGACGACAACATCCAGCGCAAGTCCGGCGGCGAGGTCGACCCTGACGCGTGGACCCACGGCTCCTCCGAGCAGCGCATGCAGTCGTTCAAGAGCGGCTACGAGACCGGCAAGATGGAATCCTGCGACACGCTCAACCGCGGCGGCTACAAGAGCTAG